The following proteins come from a genomic window of Sphingobium cloacae:
- a CDS encoding FAD assembly factor SdhE gives MNDNPRMRRIKFRAWHRGTREADYTVGGFFDRHHAAWSEEDIDWFERFMEEQDADIMGWALGTIPVPDEWKGPMMDNFLKLDFVKIV, from the coding sequence ATGAACGACAATCCCCGGATGCGCCGCATCAAGTTCCGGGCATGGCATCGCGGCACGCGGGAAGCGGACTATACGGTCGGCGGCTTCTTCGACCGCCATCATGCTGCATGGAGCGAAGAGGATATCGACTGGTTCGAACGCTTCATGGAAGAACAGGACGCCGACATCATGGGCTGGGCGCTCGGCACCATCCCGGTGCCCGATGAATGGAAGGGCCCGATGATGGACAACTTCCTCAAGCTCGATTTCGTGAAGATCGTCTAG
- the mfd gene encoding transcription-repair coupling factor, translating to MTDLPKILKAQTPLTLSGVPAGFQPWLLADMARAAFGSNGGRALFVAPDDALMRAVADTAIYFAPEIEIVEIPAWDCLPYDRASPSLRSASARLAGLHALQAAPAGPQLAVTTLNALTQRTLTPFRVRQLVAKLAPKERIAIQRLADMLQANGYVRTDTVHDRGEFAIRGGIVDLFPGGEEQPLRLDFFGDEIETVRRFDPADQRTTGSIDGFTLLPASEALLDEDTIKRFRGRYRETFGATATGDPLYQAVSEGRRLAGMEHWLPLFEEKLVPLTDHIGANTVIILDHGVAGAAEARFEAIRDYHANRIAAKSSDPGAYRPLDPKALYLDAGEWEAVARDWPMHATTPFHEPESAAVIDFAVDGPRDFAPERAQNANVYEAVGKHIAALQRGKKRVIIASYSNGARERLSGLLADHGVKRLAAADDWQEALGLAATGATVLSVLHLDHGFTAPDVAVLTEQDMLGDRLVRRARRKKNADAFLQELATLSPGDLVVHRDHGIGRYEGLTQIPVAKAAHDCVALEYAGGDKLYVPVENLEVLSRYGSESEGVALDRLGGEAWQRRKARMKERIREIAGELLKTAAERALRPATVAEPDAAGYPAFVDRFPYQETDDQDRAIGDVIEDLGAGKPMDRLVCGDVGFGKTEVALRAAFVAAMAGMQVALICPTTLLARQHHMNFVERFRGFPINIGRLSRLVPDKEAKAVKAGLADGSVDIVVGTHALLAKGLEFKRLGLVIVDEEQRFGVTHKERLKNLKTDVHVLTLTATPIPRTLQMAMSGLRELSVIQTPPVDRLAVRTYVMPWDGVVIREALLREHYRGGQSFFVVPRISDLPDIEEFLRTEVPEVRPVVAHGQMAAGEVEERMSAFYDKRYDVLLSTTIVESGLDIPSANTLVIHRADRFGLAQLYQLRGRVGRSKTRAYAYFTTPANRVITETAEKRLKVLSDLDTLGAGFQLASHDLDIRGAGNLVGDEQSGHIKEVGFELYQSMLEDAIMEAKAGGVGLERPRDSFSPQITVDAPIMIPEDYVPDLDLRMGLYRRINELEDRQALESFAAELIDRFGKLPAPTQNLLKIIEIKQNCLTANIAKIDVGAKGALVSFHEDRFPNPAGLVSYIQRLNGVARLRPDSKVVVNRAWADPGARLNGALQLSKGLAKAAG from the coding sequence ATGACTGATCTCCCCAAAATCCTGAAGGCCCAAACGCCCCTCACCCTTTCCGGCGTCCCGGCGGGTTTCCAGCCCTGGCTGCTGGCCGACATGGCGCGCGCCGCCTTCGGCTCCAATGGAGGCCGCGCCCTGTTCGTCGCGCCCGACGACGCCCTGATGCGCGCCGTGGCCGACACCGCCATCTACTTCGCGCCGGAAATCGAGATCGTCGAAATCCCGGCATGGGATTGCCTGCCCTATGACCGGGCCAGCCCCTCGCTGCGCAGCGCATCGGCCCGCCTCGCCGGGCTTCACGCGCTGCAAGCCGCTCCTGCGGGACCGCAACTCGCCGTCACCACGCTCAACGCCCTGACGCAGCGCACCCTCACCCCCTTCCGCGTCCGCCAGCTCGTCGCGAAGCTCGCCCCCAAGGAACGGATCGCGATCCAGCGCCTCGCCGACATGCTGCAAGCGAACGGCTATGTCCGCACCGACACGGTGCATGACCGGGGCGAATTTGCCATTCGCGGCGGCATCGTGGACCTTTTCCCCGGCGGCGAGGAGCAGCCCCTGCGCCTCGACTTCTTCGGCGACGAGATCGAGACGGTCCGCCGTTTCGACCCCGCTGACCAGCGCACGACAGGGAGCATCGACGGCTTCACCCTCCTCCCCGCCTCCGAAGCCCTGCTGGACGAGGACACGATCAAGCGTTTCCGCGGCCGCTACCGCGAAACCTTCGGCGCGACCGCGACCGGCGACCCGCTCTATCAGGCGGTGAGCGAAGGGCGGCGTCTCGCGGGCATGGAGCATTGGCTTCCCCTGTTCGAGGAGAAGCTGGTCCCCCTCACCGACCATATCGGCGCGAATACCGTCATCATCCTCGACCATGGCGTCGCGGGCGCGGCGGAGGCCCGTTTCGAGGCGATCCGCGACTATCACGCCAACCGCATCGCCGCGAAATCCTCCGACCCCGGCGCCTACCGCCCGCTGGACCCCAAGGCGCTCTATCTCGATGCGGGGGAATGGGAAGCCGTCGCCCGCGACTGGCCGATGCACGCCACCACGCCCTTCCACGAACCGGAAAGCGCAGCCGTCATCGACTTCGCCGTGGACGGTCCCCGCGACTTCGCCCCCGAACGCGCCCAGAACGCGAACGTCTACGAGGCTGTAGGAAAACATATCGCCGCCCTCCAGCGAGGGAAGAAGCGGGTCATCATCGCCTCCTATTCCAACGGCGCGCGCGAACGGCTCTCCGGCCTCCTCGCGGACCATGGCGTCAAAAGGCTCGCCGCCGCCGACGACTGGCAGGAGGCGCTGGGCCTCGCCGCCACCGGCGCCACAGTGCTTTCGGTTCTTCATCTCGATCATGGTTTCACCGCGCCCGATGTCGCCGTCCTCACCGAACAGGACATGCTGGGCGACCGCCTCGTCCGCCGCGCCCGCCGCAAGAAGAACGCCGACGCCTTCCTCCAGGAACTGGCCACCCTCTCCCCCGGCGACCTCGTGGTCCACCGCGACCACGGCATCGGCCGCTATGAAGGGCTGACCCAGATTCCCGTCGCCAAGGCCGCGCACGACTGCGTGGCGCTCGAATATGCGGGCGGCGACAAGCTCTACGTGCCCGTAGAAAATCTCGAAGTCCTCTCCCGCTACGGCTCGGAAAGCGAAGGCGTCGCGCTCGACCGCCTCGGCGGCGAAGCGTGGCAGCGGCGCAAGGCTCGGATGAAGGAACGCATCCGCGAGATCGCGGGCGAACTCCTCAAGACCGCCGCCGAACGCGCCCTGCGCCCCGCGACCGTCGCGGAGCCGGACGCGGCGGGCTATCCCGCTTTCGTCGACCGCTTCCCCTATCAGGAAACGGACGATCAGGACCGCGCCATCGGCGACGTGATCGAAGACCTCGGCGCGGGCAAGCCGATGGACCGCCTGGTCTGCGGCGACGTGGGCTTCGGCAAGACGGAGGTCGCCCTGCGCGCCGCCTTCGTCGCGGCGATGGCGGGGATGCAGGTCGCGCTGATCTGCCCCACCACCCTGCTCGCCCGCCAGCATCATATGAATTTCGTCGAGCGCTTCCGGGGCTTCCCGATCAACATCGGCCGCCTCTCGCGCCTCGTCCCCGACAAGGAGGCGAAGGCGGTGAAGGCGGGGCTGGCCGACGGCAGCGTCGACATCGTGGTCGGCACCCACGCGCTGCTCGCCAAGGGGTTGGAGTTCAAGCGCCTCGGCCTCGTCATCGTGGATGAGGAACAGCGGTTCGGCGTCACGCACAAGGAACGATTGAAGAACCTCAAGACCGATGTGCATGTCCTGACGCTGACCGCCACGCCGATCCCGCGCACGCTGCAAATGGCGATGTCGGGCCTGCGCGAGTTGTCCGTCATCCAGACGCCGCCGGTCGACCGCCTGGCCGTGCGCACCTATGTCATGCCGTGGGACGGCGTGGTCATCCGCGAGGCGCTGCTGCGCGAGCATTATCGCGGCGGGCAGAGCTTCTTCGTGGTGCCGCGCATTTCCGACCTCCCCGATATCGAAGAGTTTCTCCGCACAGAAGTCCCAGAAGTCCGTCCCGTCGTCGCCCACGGCCAGATGGCGGCGGGCGAAGTGGAAGAGCGCATGTCGGCCTTCTACGACAAGCGTTATGACGTGCTGCTCTCCACCACCATCGTCGAAAGCGGCCTCGACATCCCCAGCGCCAACACGCTCGTCATCCACCGGGCCGATCGTTTCGGCCTTGCCCAGCTTTACCAGCTACGCGGGCGCGTGGGCCGTTCGAAGACGCGCGCCTATGCATATTTCACGACCCCCGCCAACCGCGTCATCACCGAAACGGCGGAAAAGCGGCTGAAGGTGCTGTCCGACCTCGACACGCTGGGCGCGGGGTTCCAGTTGGCCAGCCACGATCTCGACATTCGCGGCGCGGGCAATCTGGTCGGCGACGAGCAATCCGGTCACATCAAGGAAGTCGGCTTCGAACTCTACCAGTCGATGCTGGAGGATGCGATCATGGAAGCGAAGGCGGGCGGCGTCGGCCTCGAACGCCCGCGCGACAGCTTCTCGCCCCAGATCACCGTCGATGCGCCGATCATGATCCCCGAAGATTACGTCCCCGACCTCGACCTGCGCATGGGCCTCTACCGCCGGATCAACGAACTGGAGGACCGGCAGGCGCTGGAATCCTTCGCCGCCGAACTGATCGACCGCTTCGGCAAGCTGCCCGCGCCGACACAGAACCTGCTCAAGATCATAGAGATCAAGCAGAACTGCCTTACCGCCAACATCGCCAAGATCGACGTGGGCGCGAAAGGCGCGCTGGTCAGCTTCCACGAGGACCGCTTCCCCAATCCGGCGGGGCTCGTCAGCTATATCCAGCGGCTGAACGGTGTGGCGCGGCTGCGCCCGGACAGCAAGGTCGTGGTCAATCGCGCATGGGCCGATCCCGGCGCGCGGCTGAACGGCGCGCTGCAACTGTCGAAGGGGCTGGCGAAGGCGGCGGGCTGA
- a CDS encoding TorF family putative porin, producing MLFGISPRTDRTFWAALACCVLAAANAAPAHAQYASGLSATVEVASDERRRGISWSDGDPVVRGTLSLPVAEGLSLDAAAVSLWGSDRHGGADAVADLGVTYARQVGGWRLSAEGRYHLFPGASHQGYGELGAGAGFLIGPASIDLSAHYAPDQSAVGGDNLYLAASAAVAVPGTPLTISARIGRSSGDADHPVRAARLRPDGTYWDHGVSLDYLKGRWFAGLRYANSSIDGPDSAHTGASLIARFGLSL from the coding sequence ATGCTATTCGGAATCTCGCCTCGAACTGACCGGACCTTTTGGGCGGCGCTCGCCTGCTGCGTCCTTGCCGCGGCGAACGCCGCTCCGGCTCATGCCCAATATGCCAGCGGCCTGTCCGCCACGGTGGAAGTCGCCAGCGACGAACGCCGTCGAGGCATAAGCTGGAGCGACGGCGATCCCGTCGTGCGTGGCACGCTGTCCCTGCCCGTCGCCGAGGGATTGAGCCTGGACGCCGCCGCCGTCTCCCTGTGGGGCAGCGACCGGCATGGCGGCGCGGATGCCGTCGCCGATCTGGGCGTGACCTATGCGCGGCAGGTCGGAGGCTGGCGGTTGTCGGCGGAGGGACGCTATCACCTGTTTCCCGGCGCATCCCATCAGGGCTATGGCGAACTGGGCGCGGGAGCGGGCTTCCTGATCGGTCCGGCCAGCATCGATCTCTCCGCCCACTATGCGCCCGACCAATCGGCCGTCGGCGGGGACAATCTCTATCTGGCGGCTTCGGCGGCGGTGGCCGTGCCCGGAACGCCCCTCACTATTTCGGCGCGCATCGGGCGCTCCTCGGGCGATGCCGACCATCCCGTCCGCGCCGCGCGGCTGCGCCCGGACGGCACTTATTGGGACCATGGCGTCAGCCTGGACTATCTGAAAGGCCGCTGGTTCGCCGGCCTGCGCTATGCCAACAGCAGCATCGACGGCCCGGACAGCGCCCACACCGGCGCCAGCCTGATCGCCCGCTTCGGCCTAAGCCTTTAG
- a CDS encoding putative bifunctional diguanylate cyclase/phosphodiesterase: MSGTAAPEGQRSVFILSPRDRDRLCHAVQAAGWKAIGARRASDASQRYLRSDAQIALIDMRHGPDAGKLLATLVPAIEAGGGALVVLVDAAETARIPALLTAGATHFLTGPFTQAALDATLWSADRLVERLGGGAMHSRRAQRIRRGDALYWEMDRQRGELRLSENLARQLDLPGDHMAPSGLLRRLARPERRAALAALQKLRRSGRSAAFAHDVPGRAGDRLVHHLRYADGVPVADVEWLHGGQEQDGVGRDYLTGLRSRQAALDWLEGRAGLATTVLLLSISQFDRMNAAYGQMVGDALLGRIARRIERVVDDVAHGATVARIAGTEFLIGLTGEAAECERATFLARQIIGAIGRPFSAGDHLIRLTARCGIAQSRLEDDATQLLKRAGTALADARRTDGEGIRILSAEKRSRQVDSDQLETDLRLALDRGEIGIVFQPQYPVAEERIIGVEALARWNHPQYGPLGAGILFTTAERSDYMLPLSAHIQGEALRQAAAWPPALSDLRLSLNVTAADISQPGFLSDFLDLVDRAGFPRSRLTVEITESGLIQDVDAAAALLTALRAEGLAVAIDDFGTGYSSLAYLKSLPLDYLKIDSGLAQDISGTARDRIIVRGVIHMAKSLGLRVIAEGVETQQQLDLLAHEGCDYYQGFLRSAGVSSDELLALVLKA; the protein is encoded by the coding sequence TGCCATGCCGTGCAGGCGGCCGGATGGAAGGCCATCGGCGCGCGGCGCGCATCCGATGCATCCCAGCGCTATTTGCGGAGCGACGCGCAAATCGCGCTGATCGACATGCGCCATGGGCCGGACGCCGGCAAACTGCTGGCGACGCTGGTGCCCGCGATAGAGGCGGGCGGCGGAGCATTGGTAGTGCTGGTGGATGCCGCCGAGACGGCGAGGATACCCGCCTTGCTGACGGCCGGCGCCACGCATTTCCTGACCGGGCCGTTCACGCAGGCGGCGCTCGATGCGACCTTATGGTCTGCGGACCGTCTGGTCGAGCGGCTCGGCGGCGGCGCGATGCACAGCCGCCGCGCCCAGCGGATCAGGCGGGGCGACGCGCTTTACTGGGAGATGGACCGCCAGCGCGGCGAATTGCGGCTGAGCGAGAACCTGGCGCGGCAGCTGGATCTGCCCGGCGATCATATGGCGCCCTCCGGATTGCTGCGTCGTCTGGCGCGGCCGGAGCGGCGCGCGGCGCTGGCTGCCTTGCAGAAGCTGAGGCGGTCCGGCCGCTCGGCTGCTTTCGCCCATGACGTGCCGGGGCGGGCGGGCGACAGGCTGGTCCATCATCTGCGTTATGCCGACGGCGTCCCGGTGGCGGATGTCGAATGGCTGCACGGCGGGCAGGAGCAGGATGGCGTCGGTCGCGATTATCTGACGGGCTTGCGATCGCGGCAGGCCGCGCTGGACTGGCTGGAGGGCCGGGCGGGGCTGGCGACGACGGTGCTGCTGCTTTCGATCAGCCAGTTCGACCGGATGAACGCGGCCTATGGTCAAATGGTCGGCGACGCCTTGCTGGGCCGCATAGCGCGCCGGATCGAGCGCGTGGTGGACGATGTGGCGCATGGCGCCACCGTGGCGCGCATCGCGGGGACGGAATTCCTGATCGGACTGACGGGCGAAGCGGCGGAATGCGAGCGGGCGACCTTCCTGGCGCGGCAGATCATCGGCGCGATCGGCAGGCCCTTCAGCGCGGGCGATCATTTGATCCGGCTGACCGCCCGTTGCGGCATCGCCCAGTCCCGGCTGGAGGATGACGCGACCCAGTTGCTCAAGCGCGCGGGCACGGCACTGGCCGATGCGCGGCGCACGGATGGGGAGGGGATACGCATCCTCTCTGCCGAAAAGCGCAGCCGCCAGGTCGATTCCGATCAGTTGGAAACCGATCTGCGCCTGGCGCTGGACCGGGGAGAGATCGGCATCGTCTTTCAGCCGCAATATCCGGTGGCGGAAGAACGGATCATCGGCGTGGAAGCGCTCGCCCGCTGGAATCACCCGCAATATGGGCCGCTGGGCGCGGGCATCCTGTTCACGACGGCGGAGCGGTCCGACTATATGCTGCCGCTGTCCGCGCATATTCAGGGGGAAGCTTTGCGGCAGGCCGCCGCATGGCCGCCCGCCCTGTCGGACCTGCGCCTTTCGCTCAACGTCACGGCGGCGGACATTTCCCAGCCCGGTTTCCTGTCGGATTTCCTCGATCTGGTGGACCGGGCGGGTTTCCCCCGGTCCCGCCTGACGGTGGAGATCACCGAAAGCGGCCTCATTCAGGATGTAGACGCCGCCGCGGCGCTGCTCACCGCCTTGCGGGCGGAGGGGCTGGCCGTGGCGATCGACGATTTCGGCACCGGCTATTCCAGCCTGGCCTATCTCAAGAGTCTGCCGCTCGATTATCTGAAGATCGACAGTGGACTGGCGCAGGATATTTCGGGCACGGCGCGGGACCGGATCATCGTGCGCGGGGTGATCCACATGGCGAAATCCCTTGGCCTGCGCGTGATCGCGGAGGGCGTGGAAACGCAGCAGCAACTGGACCTGCTCGCCCATGAAGGCTGCGATTATTATCAGGGCTTCCTGCGGTCGGCGGGCGTGTCGTCCGACGAATTGCTGGCGCTGGTGCTAAAGGCTTAG